One genomic window of Molothrus aeneus isolate 106 chromosome 22, BPBGC_Maene_1.0, whole genome shotgun sequence includes the following:
- the APLP2 gene encoding amyloid beta precursor like protein 2 isoform X4 has protein sequence MAAAMGSAMLPLLALLGPAAALAGYIEALAANAGTGFAVAEPQIAMYCGKLNMHVNIQTGKWEPDTSGTKSCFGRKEEILQYCQEMYPDLQITNVVEANQPVSIDSWCKRGKKQCKDHTHIVVPYKCLVGEFVSDVLLVPEKCRFFHKERMDVCESHQHWHTVAKEACLTEGMILHSYGMLLPCGVDQFHGTEYVCCPQTKVVDEALSKEEEDEDEDYDLYKSEFPTEAGVEDFTGTAVEEDEDEDDEGEEEEDVVEDRDYYYDSYKVDDYNEETPTEPSSDKAVSEKEVSSDMKSVCSQEAMTGPCRAVMPRWYFDPNKRKCIRFIYGGCGGNRNNFESEEYCMAVCKKMMPTDDVDVYFETPADDNEHARFQKAKEQLEVRHHNRMDRVKKEWEEAEHQAVNLPKAERQTLIQHFQAMVKSLEKEAASEKQQLVETHLARVEAMLNDRRRIALENYLAALQADPPRPHRILQALKRYVRAENKDRLHTIRHYQHVLAVDPEKAAQMKSQVMTHLHVIEERMNQSLSLLYKVPYVAEEIQDEIDELLQEQRADMDQFTSSISESQVDVRVSSEESEEIPLDGKPFHPFQVKTFPALPESEGSGMTELDGLIGAEEKVINSKNKVDENVIDETLDVKEMIFNAERVGGLVDEPDNDNSLRDDFGFSSSALIGLLVIAVAIATVIVISLVMLRKRQYGTISHGIVEVDPMLTPEERHLSKMQNHGYENPTYKYLEQMQI, from the exons GCCCTTGCAGCCAATGCTGGGACGGGGTTTGCAGTGGCAGAACCTCAAATTGCCATGTACTGTGGGAAGCTAAATATGCATGTGAACATCCAGACTGGGAAATGGGAACCTGACACTTCTGGGACCAAGAGCTGCTTTGGAAGAAAGGAGGAGATTCTGCAATACTGCCAGGAG ATGTACCCAGACCTTCAGATCACCAACGTGGTAGAAGCCAACCAGCCCGTCAGCATTGACAGCTGGTGCAAGCGTGGGAAGAAGCAGTGCAAGGACCATACTCACATCGTTGTGCCGTACAAGTGCCTGG TGGGTGAGTTTGTAAGTGATGTCCTGTTGGTGCCCGAGAAGTGCCGGTTCTTCCACAAGGAGCGCATGGATGTCTGTGAAAGCCACCAGCACTGGCACACTGTGGCAAAGGAG GCCTGTCTGACAGAAGGGATGATCCTGCACAGCTACgggatgctgctgccctgcGGAGTGGACCAGTTCCATGGAACAGAATATGTGTGCTGTCCTCAGACTAAGGTTGTGGATGAGGCTCTGTCcaaagaggaagaggatgaggatgaagacTATGACCTCTACAAGAG TGAGTTCCCTACAGAGGCAGGTGTAGAAGACTTCACAGGAACAGCTGtggaggaagatgaggatgaggatgatgaaggggaagaggaggaggatgtggtGGAAGACCGTGATTACTACTATGACAGCTACAAGGTTGATGACTACAATGAAGAGACACCTACAGAGCCCAGCAGTGACAAGGCTGTGTCTGAAAAAGAAGTGAGCAGTGACATGAAAT CTGTCTGCTCCCAGGAGGCCATGACAGGGCCCTGCCGGGCTGTGATGCCTCGTTGGTACTTCGATCCTAACAAGAGAAAATGCATTCGCTTTATATATGGAGGCTGCGGAGGCAACAGGAACAATTTTGAGTCAGAGGAGTATTGTATGGCTGTGTGTAAAAAGATGA TGCCAACTGATGATGTGGATGTCTATTTTGAAACCCCTGCTGATGACAATGAGCATGCCCGCTTCCAGAAGgccaaggagcagctggaggtcaGGCACCACAACCGCATGGACCGG gtgaaaaaggagtgggaGGAAGCAGAGCACCAGGCTGTTAATCTCCCCAAGGCAGAAAGGCAGACTCTGATCCAG CACTTCCAGGCCATGGTAAAATCTCTGGAGAAAGAAGCAGCGagtgagaagcagcagctggtggagaCTCACCTGGCTCGTGTGGAAGCCATGCTGAACGATCGCCGTCGCATCGCCCTGGAGAACTacctggctgccctgcaggctGACCCACCACGT ccccaccGCATCCTGCAGGCCCTGAAGCGCTACGTCCGTGCTGAGAACAAGGATAGGCTGCACACCATCCGCCACTACCAGCATGTCCTGGCAGTGGATCCGGAGAAGGCTGCGCAGATGAAATCCCAG GTGATGACACATCTTCATGTGATTGAGGAACGGATGAATCAAAGCTTGTCTCTGCTCTACAAGGTGCCATATGTGGCTGAAGAAATCCAGGATGAGATTG ATGAGCTGCTTCAGGAGCAGCGTGCAGACATGGATCAGTTCACATCCTCCATTTCTGAGTCCCAGGTGGATGTCAGAGTGAGCTCTGAGGAGAGTGAAGAAATTCCCCTGGATGGCAAACCTTTCCACCCGTTCCAGGTGAAAACCTTCCCAGCCTTGCCTGAAAGTGAAG GTTCTGGCATGACTGAGCTGGATGGGCTGATTGGTGCTGAAGAAAAAGTGATTAATAGCAAGAACAAGGTGGATGAAAAT GTAATTGATGAAACCCTTGATGTGAAGGAGATGATTTTCAACGCAGAGCGTGTCGGAGGGCTGGTGGATGAGCCG GATAATGACAACTCCCTCCGTGATGACTTTGGCTTCAGCAGCAGTGCCCTTATTGGGCTGTTGGTGATTGCTGTTGCTATAGCTACTGTTATAGTCATCAGCTTGGTGATGCTGAGGAAGAGGCAGTATGGGACCATCAGCCATGGAATTGTGGAG GTTGACCCGATGCTCACCCCTGAGGAGCGGCATCTGAGCAAGATGCAAAACCATGGCTATGAGAATCCCACTTACAAATACCTGGAGCAGATGCAGATATAA
- the APLP2 gene encoding amyloid beta precursor like protein 2 isoform X7, with protein MAAAMGSAMLPLLALLGPAAALAGYIEALAANAGTGFAVAEPQIAMYCGKLNMHVNIQTGKWEPDTSGTKSCFGRKEEILQYCQEMYPDLQITNVVEANQPVSIDSWCKRGKKQCKDHTHIVVPYKCLVGEFVSDVLLVPEKCRFFHKERMDVCESHQHWHTVAKEACLTEGMILHSYGMLLPCGVDQFHGTEYVCCPQTKVVDEALSKEEEDEDEDYDLYKSEFPTEAGVEDFTGTAVEEDEDEDDEGEEEEDVVEDRDYYYDSYKVDDYNEETPTEPSSDKAVSEKEVSSDMKLPTDDVDVYFETPADDNEHARFQKAKEQLEVRHHNRMDRVKKEWEEAEHQAVNLPKAERQTLIQHFQAMVKSLEKEAASEKQQLVETHLARVEAMLNDRRRIALENYLAALQADPPRPHRILQALKRYVRAENKDRLHTIRHYQHVLAVDPEKAAQMKSQVMTHLHVIEERMNQSLSLLYKVPYVAEEIQDEIDELLQEQRADMDQFTSSISESQVDVRVSSEESEEIPLDGKPFHPFQVKTFPALPESEDPQPDLYHPMKKGSGMTELDGLIGAEEKVINSKNKVDENVVIDETLDVKEMIFNAERVGGLVDEPDNDNSLRDDFGFSSSALIGLLVIAVAIATVIVISLVMLRKRQYGTISHGIVEVDPMLTPEERHLSKMQNHGYENPTYKYLEQMQI; from the exons GCCCTTGCAGCCAATGCTGGGACGGGGTTTGCAGTGGCAGAACCTCAAATTGCCATGTACTGTGGGAAGCTAAATATGCATGTGAACATCCAGACTGGGAAATGGGAACCTGACACTTCTGGGACCAAGAGCTGCTTTGGAAGAAAGGAGGAGATTCTGCAATACTGCCAGGAG ATGTACCCAGACCTTCAGATCACCAACGTGGTAGAAGCCAACCAGCCCGTCAGCATTGACAGCTGGTGCAAGCGTGGGAAGAAGCAGTGCAAGGACCATACTCACATCGTTGTGCCGTACAAGTGCCTGG TGGGTGAGTTTGTAAGTGATGTCCTGTTGGTGCCCGAGAAGTGCCGGTTCTTCCACAAGGAGCGCATGGATGTCTGTGAAAGCCACCAGCACTGGCACACTGTGGCAAAGGAG GCCTGTCTGACAGAAGGGATGATCCTGCACAGCTACgggatgctgctgccctgcGGAGTGGACCAGTTCCATGGAACAGAATATGTGTGCTGTCCTCAGACTAAGGTTGTGGATGAGGCTCTGTCcaaagaggaagaggatgaggatgaagacTATGACCTCTACAAGAG TGAGTTCCCTACAGAGGCAGGTGTAGAAGACTTCACAGGAACAGCTGtggaggaagatgaggatgaggatgatgaaggggaagaggaggaggatgtggtGGAAGACCGTGATTACTACTATGACAGCTACAAGGTTGATGACTACAATGAAGAGACACCTACAGAGCCCAGCAGTGACAAGGCTGTGTCTGAAAAAGAAGTGAGCAGTGACATGAAAT TGCCAACTGATGATGTGGATGTCTATTTTGAAACCCCTGCTGATGACAATGAGCATGCCCGCTTCCAGAAGgccaaggagcagctggaggtcaGGCACCACAACCGCATGGACCGG gtgaaaaaggagtgggaGGAAGCAGAGCACCAGGCTGTTAATCTCCCCAAGGCAGAAAGGCAGACTCTGATCCAG CACTTCCAGGCCATGGTAAAATCTCTGGAGAAAGAAGCAGCGagtgagaagcagcagctggtggagaCTCACCTGGCTCGTGTGGAAGCCATGCTGAACGATCGCCGTCGCATCGCCCTGGAGAACTacctggctgccctgcaggctGACCCACCACGT ccccaccGCATCCTGCAGGCCCTGAAGCGCTACGTCCGTGCTGAGAACAAGGATAGGCTGCACACCATCCGCCACTACCAGCATGTCCTGGCAGTGGATCCGGAGAAGGCTGCGCAGATGAAATCCCAG GTGATGACACATCTTCATGTGATTGAGGAACGGATGAATCAAAGCTTGTCTCTGCTCTACAAGGTGCCATATGTGGCTGAAGAAATCCAGGATGAGATTG ATGAGCTGCTTCAGGAGCAGCGTGCAGACATGGATCAGTTCACATCCTCCATTTCTGAGTCCCAGGTGGATGTCAGAGTGAGCTCTGAGGAGAGTGAAGAAATTCCCCTGGATGGCAAACCTTTCCACCCGTTCCAGGTGAAAACCTTCCCAGCCTTGCCTGAAAGTGAAG ATCCTCAGCCGGATTTGTACCATCCAATGAAAAAAG GTTCTGGCATGACTGAGCTGGATGGGCTGATTGGTGCTGAAGAAAAAGTGATTAATAGCAAGAACAAGGTGGATGAAAATGTG GTAATTGATGAAACCCTTGATGTGAAGGAGATGATTTTCAACGCAGAGCGTGTCGGAGGGCTGGTGGATGAGCCG GATAATGACAACTCCCTCCGTGATGACTTTGGCTTCAGCAGCAGTGCCCTTATTGGGCTGTTGGTGATTGCTGTTGCTATAGCTACTGTTATAGTCATCAGCTTGGTGATGCTGAGGAAGAGGCAGTATGGGACCATCAGCCATGGAATTGTGGAG GTTGACCCGATGCTCACCCCTGAGGAGCGGCATCTGAGCAAGATGCAAAACCATGGCTATGAGAATCCCACTTACAAATACCTGGAGCAGATGCAGATATAA